Part of the Candidatus Binataceae bacterium genome, TTCCGTTTCCAGCCCAAGTCGCCACCTGGAGTAAAGCGCCCAACCCGTTGACCGTATACGTGTGTCCCCGAAAAGGGACGTACTCCGAAACAATAAGTGCGTTCCATCCGCCCCCCCACGCAGTCAAGCTGCCAGTGATTAAAGACGGCATAACTGCAGGAAGGATCAGTTTGCGCCAAGTGGCAAAGCGCGACAGTCCAAACGCGCGAGCGGCCTCTCTCAGGTCCTCGGGCACCGAGTTCACTCCGGCGAGCAGATTGAACAGGACGTACCATTGCATTCCGGTGAGGATAAGCAGGATCGACGCCAAGTTCATCCCGCCGGTCAGGCGCACGACGAACAACACTATGAGGGGGAAGAACGCGGTGGCAGGGACGGCACCGGCGATTTCCGCGAGAGGGGTGAGGATGCGCTTGAATTTGGCGCTCTCGCTGGCAGCCAGCGCGCACGGCACAGTCCAGGCGAGCGAGATTGCATACGCGATCACCAGTCGCCCGAACGACATTAGCATCGCGCTCGGAATCTGTTTTGCTTCCGGCGGCCACGGCCGAATCAGCGCGTGCGCCAGGGCTACCAATCCAGCGCCTACGGCCCACGCCGAAAAAATCACCAGCGATCCAATCAGGAACAGCCGCAGGAATCGGGAAGTTCCCTTGGCCACAGGACTGGAAAGTGCCCGGGTGCGCGCCATTTTATCCAGCGCGTGTGCCGCCGCCCGCCACGGCGGCAACAGGATGGTACGCAGCATCCTTAAAACCGCGGGGCCGATTCCACCGAACACGTCCAGCATTCCCAGCGAATGCGCCGGCCCTGAGGATGCGGCAAACTCGAAGCGGAACTTTTCCGACCATTCGGTAAGCGGCTGCCACACGATGAGGTCCATCAGCACGATTACCGCAAGCAGCACCAGAAGGCCTGCCAGAATCTCAAGAATCTGCCCGTCGTTGGCCGCCTGCATCAAAAAGCTGCCAATTCCGGGAAGACGATAGTTGGCGGGTCCCACGGTGATAATTTCGCAAGCGGTCAGGTAGTACCAACCTGCGACCCACGACAGGATCGAGTTGTAGACCAGCTTGGGCACAGACGCCGGCATCAGGAGTCGTTGAAAGCGGAGCCATCCGGTCACGCCGAATGCCTGTAGCGATTCGTTGGAATCTCCCGGGATGGTCTTTACCGACTCGTAGATGCCGAGCGTCATGTTCCACGCCTGGCTGGTGAAGATCAGGAACACTACCGCCATCTCGACGCCGAGCCGGCCACGCGCGAGCGCGACGAAAAAGTAGATCGCGGCAGGAAAAAAGCCGACCACCGGCACCGATTGTGCGATATCAACCACCGGAATGAGGATTCGTTCCCACAGTCCGCCGCGCGCCGCCGACATTCCATATATGATCGAGAAGACCAGCGCCACGATGTACGCGGCGAGCATGCGGTAGAATGAGCAAAAGACGTAATACGGTAGATGGCTGAGCGAGATCGCGATGCTGGGCGGATGATGGACCAGGGTCATCGCCCGTTTCTGGTAGGCGAAGAACAGCGCGATTATCGCCGCCACAAGAATGAAGGAGATCGTTCCGCCCATCAGTCGGCGCGCGGAGATGGTGGAGGGTGTTGCATCCATGAGCCGGACTCGAATTTTTCAGCATAGTCAGGTCCGGGTAAGCCTCAAAGTGTGTAACGCTCTGTTCATGAATTTGCCGAAGCTTCGCCCGCCCGATCCAGACCGTCGATAGGGACAGCGAATTGATTGAACACCCTCGCTCTGCGATAACAGGCGGGACACGTTTCTCGGACGGCCCTCTTCTACGGCCGACAAAAGCGGAGCATCGATGGACGCCGTAGTGCATTTCCTGCAACCCTTGGATCTCCATCCCGTCGCCGACCACTTCACGGTTGCGCTCTTGATGGTCGGCGTGCTGATCGACCTGATCGCGAGCCTGTTTCCCTTGCGCGCGTGGTTGCGATACACCGCGCTCACCCTGATGGTCCTAGGTGCGCTCTCCGCGGGCTCTTCCTATGCCACCGGGGACATGGAAGCCGGCAGAATCTGGAATGCGCTCAGTGACCCGGCCAAGGCGGTCCTACATCGCCACGCATTCCTCGCCGAAATTGCGGCGATCGTATTCGGCGTCCTGGCTGTTTGGCGAATCCTGATTGAAGGCCTCAGCGTCTTCGCGGGCACCCGGCCCGTCTATCTCCTCGTCGCTTTTGTTGCGGTCTGCGGCCTCGGCTACGTTGGACATCTGGGCGGGGTGCTGGTCTATACGTACGGTGCGGGTACTCAATTGATGGCCGCAGAACAGAGCGCGACACCGGCCGGGACCCCATCCGCCTCGCCCGCGATGCCGCTGCCCACGGTTTCCGTCCCCACCCCAGAGCCTTCTGCAGGGCCGCCGCCAGCCTCAGCGCCTTCGATGGCCGGCTCGCCCACCACCGCTCCGTCGCAGAGTTCGTCACCGGCCGCGTCGCCGACCCCGGACGGAGTATGATCTAAAGGAGTATGATCTAAAGAAGAGTACTGCAGAAGCGCGACTAAGAAGAGTTAGCGATGGAACCAAGCGCAATGGCAAAGGAATCACTCGAAGTCGCGGATCGCCTATTCAAGGCGATCGAACGCAGCGACGTGAACGCAATCAAAGATATCTACGCGCCCCATGCTAAGATCTGGCACAACTTCGACAACTTGGCGCAGAGCGTCGATGAGAATCTGGCGGTGCTCAAGTGGGTGGTCGCGAACATTGCTGAAATCTCCTACACCGAGATCCACCGCCAGCCGACGCCCAGTGGCTTCATTCAGCAGCACGTGCTGCGTGGCAAGGTGAAAGCGTCGGGGAAGGAGATCGCAATACCCGCATGCATCGTGTGCAAGGTCGAAAATGGCCGCATAACCGGGCTCGATGAATACCTGGACTCGGCGCAAACCGCAGCGCTCAGAGGCTGAGCGCCTGGAACGATCGTTTTAAGTCGCCTGCCCCAGAGGCGAGACCTAAGAGGAGTTTCTGCAATGGACAAACGTCTTGGGTTCGGCGTGTTTCTCGCACCGCACCATCCAATCGGCGAGCACCCTACCCTCCAGTTTCAGCGCGATCTGGAATTGGCGGCATGGCTCGACCAGTTGCACTTCGACGAATTCTGGGTCGGAGAACATCATTCCGGAGGTTGGGAAACCATCGGATCCCCCGAGATGTTCCTGGTCGCGGCCGCAGAGCGGACCAAGCGAATCCGCCTCGGCACCGGTGTGGTCTCGATTCCGTATCATCACCCCTTCAACGTGGCCCAGCGTATCGTGCATCTCGATCATCTGAGCAACGGGCGCGCGATGCTGGGGGTTGGTCCGGGAGCCCTGCCGTCCGATGCGGTGATGCTCGGCATCGATCCCATGACCCAGCGCGAACGGATGGATGAAGGCCTAGGCGTGGTACTCCGCCTGCTAAATTCCGAGGAGCCTTTCAGCCACAAGGGCGCGTGGTTCGAATTGCACGATGGGGCGCTTCAGCTCCGTCCATTGCAGGCCAGAATTCCGGTCGCGGTCGCATCGACCGTTTCTCCGTCGGGAATGAAATGCGCCGGCAAGTATGGGGTGGGTGTGCTCTCGGTCGCGTCGTACTCGGAAGAAGGTCTGCAGGCTCTGCCAACGCAATGGAATTTTGGCGAGACCTCGGCCAAGGAATTCGGCCAGAAGATCGATCGAGGGGAGTGGCGTATCGTGGTGCCATTTCATCTTGGCGAATCAAAAGAACAGGCGCTCCGCGAAGTCGCCGAAGGGCTCAAGCGCTGGCAAAACGAGTACATCGTGGGAATTCTCGGCAGTCCGCAGCGTTCGCCGTTCGCCGATGGTTATGAAGCAGCCCGGCGGATGAGCGAATACGGCGGCGCGATAATCGGCACGCCGGATGATGCGCTCGAGAAGATTGAACACTATCAAAAGCTGTCCGGGGGCTTTGGAACGATCCTGGCCTTTGCACACGATTGGACCACGCGCGAACAGATGTTGCGCAGCTACGAAATGATCGCGCGCTACGTAATGCCGCGCTGCCAGGGACTCATCCGCCCCATCCAGAATTCGGCAGATCGAGTCTCGGCCAGGAAGAAGGAACTCATGGACAAGGCAAGCGGCGCTGTCTTGAAAGCGATCCGCGACTACAACGCGACTCATCCGAGGCAGAAATAAGGACCGCGCGGGCACCGTTCCCCGTTGGCCGCGGGAAGGGGCAGGGAGAGTTTGGCGCGGGGCGCTTCACCTGCGGCGATATGCGAGCGCGCGCTCGATGATCGCTGCGATGTAGAAAAGCTCGATGATCGGAACACCTTCGAGGATGTAGGAGCGCGCAATAGATTCGGGTTTCGTCACTGCCATCGCCAGCACCAGGGTGTAGTTGATGATTCCGCCCCAATGGCCCAGCCGGCTTCGCACCGGTGCGTCGGCCCGATGAAGCCAGAGCGAATCGAAGGTGTATTGCCCAAACGACAGCGCGATCAACCAGGGAATCGACCACGGAAGCTCGCGCGCTGATGCATAGCAGCCGAGTGCGACAAGTATAAAGGTCACGTCCGCGATCGAATCGAGCCATCCACCCGCATCGTGCGCGACGCCAAGGCGGCGCGCGACTCGGCCGTCGATGAAATCGGTCAGCGCCGCGACGACAGCGAGTGTGGCGAACGCGGGGAATGCCTCAGGCGCGACCCTCGCCAGTACAATCCATGCAGCTGCCAATACGAAGCGTGAAACGGTGAGTGCGTTCGGCGTTCGCGCGATCAGCCCGCGGTGTCGTTCGCGCGGTTTGGTCGAATGCTCTAAGATCGGAGACGTATGTCGCCGCGACGAACTGTCCAGATCGTCAGCCACGGCCCCTCATGCCTCGACGGCGTGATGGCTGCCGCCACCGTGGCACGCTTCTATGCGGGCGAACGCATCATTCCAACCCTGTCCGGCAACAGCGACAGCGACCGGGTTATCCAGAGCCTCACGCTGAAGGCTCGCGAGGGCATCGACGAGATTTGGATCACGGACCTCTCGTGGACCGCGGTCGAGACCGGCGCGCATTTGAAGTCGTTGCTCGATCGCGGGGCCCACGTCTACTGGATCGACCACCATCGTACTGCAGTCTCCCGCGCCGATGCGCCGGAGTTCAAGGTGCCGTTTACGGGCAAGGTGCTTTCCGAGCAGTATTGCGCCGCACGCCTGACCTTCAACTATCTCAAGCGGAGTGCGCCGCGGACGTTATCGGCGGGCCAGCGTCAGGCTTTCGATTCATTCTTTGCCTTCGTCGAGATTGCCGACGATCACGATCGCTGGGTACACAAAATCCCGGAATCTTCCGAATGGGCTTTGGCGGTGCAGACCTTGGGCGGGATGGCGTCATATCGCGAAATCATGAAACTGGAACGACCGGTGATGACGCGCAGGCTGGGGTTGGCGCTAGCCCAGGGCCAGGAAGCGATGCGCAAAAGTGTCGAACTGGCGCGCGCCACCATGGTCGATCGCGAGCTGCCCAACGGGATCAAGGTACGCACGGCGTGCTGTTTCGGCTACAGCAGCGAGGTCGCCTCTCATCTATATGAGGGACAGCATCGAACCGTCGTGGCGCTTTTCGACCTGCGAAGCCAGGGTATCAGTCTGCGCCGCAGCGTCGACTCCGACGTGAACCTGGCAGCCCTTGCCGAGAGCTTCGGCGGTGGAGGACATGCCGCCGCGTCGGGCTTTGCGCTGGCTGAACTCCGCCGACTGCCTGCGGAGCGGCTGGCCGAATTGTTAGGCGCCAAACTCGAGTCCTTGCCCGGCTCTTCCTTCTCTTAAAAGGCTGCGTTCTTCGTAAATTATCGAGTGAGCACAAACGTTTTCTGTGCCTTCTGAAGAGCGGTCGGCACCGAAATCGTCTCTTGCCTCATTTCTCGCCGCATGGCTAGACTGAACATACGTTCATATGACTGAACGACCAGTTATGGCAGTAATGACAAAGGAAGCTGTTCTCAAGGAATACCGGATCAGGGAACTCATGGAGGCCGCGCGCAGGGTTATCGGGCGTCACGGGTTTGAGGGCACGACCATCGATCGGGTCGCCGAAGAAGCACACGTCGCGAAGGGCACTATCTATCTTTACTTCTCGAACAAAGAGGATTTGCTCCACGCGGCCGTGTTCGAAGGCCTGCGCTCGATGATCGATGAGACCCGGCGTTCGGACCGCACCGACCTTCCGCCGCTGGAGCGCCTGCGCGCCTTCGTAAAGGGTCAATTCGAGATCCAGAGTTCCAACCAGGACTTCCTCAAAGCATTTTTTCTCGAGAGCAAATTCGTCACCTTCGAGCCCGGCGATGAACGCGGCGAAGCTCTGCGCAGCCTCTACACCGAGCATCTCGACTTCGTCGCGACAATTCTCGAGTCGGCAGTCAAAGTGCATCTTTTCCGCACCATCGACCCTCAATTTTGCGCCTACATGCTCACCGAAATGATGACCGGATGCTTGCGGCGCCGCCTGCTCGGGTTGGTCGAAACTCCGATCGGAGAAGACGCGGACCTGGTTCTGGACTTGTTTCTCAAGGGAACCGTCGCAACGCCCAACGCGTGAGCTGATGAACACCACCCGCCTCGCGACCGTGCTGTGCGCGGCCGGCCTTGCCCTCTCGGCAATGACCGGTTGCCGCGCGACTGCCGTCGCCAAGGCCGCCAGCAACTCCCCCGATCTGCGAATGACTGTCCTCGTCGCCACCACCCAAATGCGCCCGATGGAACGCACCGCGCAGGTGCAAGGGGCCCTCTACCCGCGCGAGCGCACGACGCTTGCCGCCAATGTGGACGGCGCAGTCGTTCAGATCGCTGCCGATTTCGGGGATCGCGCGAAGGAAGGTCAGGTCTTGATGCGCATCGACCCGCGTGAGTATCAGCTCCGCCTCGACTCGGCCGCGGCCGCCGTCGACCAGGCGCGTGCCCGTCTTGAGAATTCGCGTGCCCGCTTTGACCGCGCCCAGGAGCTGCGCAAGCAGGAACTGATCTCCCAGCAGGAGTTCGATCAGTCCGCCGCAACGCTGCGGGTTGATGAGGCCGACGTCGACTCCGCAGTCAAGGCCGCGGGTCTGGCGCACAAGAAACTCGACGACACCATCGTCCGCGCGCCGTTTTCCGGGTCCGTGCAGAAGCGGATGGCGTCACTGGGCCAGTACGTGACCGTCGGCACGCAACTTTATGAGTTGATCGCGACCGATCCAATCAAGCTCCGCTGCCCGATGCCAGAACGATTTGTTCCGCTCGCACGCCCGGGTATGCCGGTCCGGCTGACGATCGACGCGCAGCCGGGCGTCAGCTATACCGGCGCCATCACCCGAATCGCACCGGCCCTCGATGATCAAAGCCGCACACTGCTGGTCGAGGCCGAGGTCCCGAACCCGCAGGGCACGCTTAAGCCGGGTTACTTTGCCCACGTAGCGATGGACCTTGGGCAGGACCAGGCCGTGTTTGTGCCCGAGACTGCGGTGCTGCGCTACGCGGGAGTAGCACGGGTTTTCGTGGTCGAGAACGGAATTGCACGTGCCCGGGAGGTGAAGACCGGCACGCTGATGGGTAACCAGATCGAAATCACCGAAGGACTCAGGTCCGGCGAGCGAATAATCGTCAGCGAAGTCGATCGTCTCGCTGACGGCACCCCGGTCGCGGCGAGAGAAGCATCGTGATTATCGCCGATCTCTGCGTGCGCCGCCCGATCTTCGCCACGATGTTTGTGGGCGTGCTGGTAGTGCTCGGTTGGTTCTCCTACGAACGTCTCGGCGTCGATTTGTTTCCCAAGGTTGACGTGCCCTCCGTGGTGGTCACCACAACTCTTCCGGGCGCAGCACCAGAGGAAACCGAGGCTCGTGTCACCAAGCCGCTCGAGGAAGCAATCAACACGGTCAGCGGAATCGACGAGTTGCGCTCGAACACGATGGAGGGCATCTCGCAGATCATGGTCCAGTTCAAGCTGGAGCGTGATCTGGATGCAGCCGTGCAGGACGTGCGCGACAAGATTTCGAGCGCTTTGAATCAGCTGCCCGACGGCACCAAGCCTCCGCTCGTCCAGAAATTCGAGCTGGACGCGGTCCCGATCCTGACCATGACCGTGGTCGGCTACCAGAGTATCAAGGAACTAACCGAAATCGCGCGACGCAAACTGAAGGAGCCATTGGAATCCGTCGATGGCGTCGGGGATATCGTCATTGTCGGTGGGCGCGAGCGCGAGATTCACGTCGCCGTCGACGCAAACAAACTCAACGCGACCGGCATCTCGATGCAGCAGGTCGCGGCAGCGCTGGAACGGCAAAACGTCGAATACCCGGGCGGGCGACTCAAACAGGGTCTTTCCGAGGAGATGCTCCGCACGCTCGGGCGGATTACCGAGGTGCCGGACTTTGCCCGCATTATCGTGAGCGAGCAGGATGGGCGCCCAGTCACGGTCGGCGACATCGCGACCGTGGAAGACAGCGTGAAAGAACCGCGCTCGCTGTCGCGCTGGGACAATAGCAACGCGGTCTCGCTGATGGTGCGCAAGCAATCCGGCGAGAATACCATCGCGGTCGTCGATCGCGTGCGGGCGCGCTTCGAGGAACTGAAAGGTACCCTGCCGCCTGGCGTCGAAGTCGTTTTCACGCGCGATCATTCTGCCTTTATCAAGGAAGCCGTCCACACCGTGCAGGAGCACCTGGTGCTCGGCGGAATCTGCGCCGCGATCGTGGTGTTCTTCTTCCTGGGCTCTATCCGCTCCACGCTCATCGCGGCGGTGGCGATTCCGGTTTCGATTATTTCGACCTACTCGCTGATCCTGTGGATGGGCTTCACGCTCAACCGCATGACCCTGCTCGCACTCACGCTCGCGGTCGGAATCGTGATCGATGACGCGATCGTGGTGTTGGAGAACATCTACCGGTTCATCGAGGAAAAAGGCATGGAACCGATGGCGGCGGCAAAGGCGGCCACCGCCGAGGTCGGTCTGGCGGTTAGCGCGACTACGCTCTCGCTGGTCGTCATCTTCGTGCCGGTCGCGTTCATCAAGGGGGTGATGGGTCGGTTCCTGAACTCGTTCGGGCTGACGATGGCGTTTGCGATCATGGTGTCGCTACTGGTCGCGTTTACGCTGACCCCGATGCTGTGTTCGCGCTTTCTGCCGCGCGCGGGCGCGATCAAGCGCAAGTCGCATGACTGGCGCATCTTCAAGTGGATGGAAGAATGGTATGACGTTGCGCTGCGCTGGGCGCTCGGTAATCGATGGATCATAATTGCGACCTCGGTCGCGCTGGTCCTGTCGATTCCCACGCTGGGCAGAATGGTAGGCGCGTCGTTCATGCCCGATGACGACACCAGCGAGTTTGCGGTCAATATCAAGACCCCGCCCGGGTACTCGCTTCTGCATACCGATTCGGTGGTACGGCAAATCGAAGCGCGTCTGCGCACGATTCCGGAGGTGCGCCACCTGTTCACCACCGTCGGCGACACCAACGGTTCCGACAGCGTCACCAAGGCGCAGGTCGTCGCGAAACTTGCGCCGATCAATGAGCGTTGGCGCAGTCAGGAAGCAGTCATGGGGCAAGCGCGCGGCCTGCTGCGCGAGTTCCCCGCTCTTCGGCTCAGCATCGATGCGGTCAAGCCCTGGGAGCAGAACGGCTATCGCGAGGCGGATGTCGAATATGACCTGCGGGGATCGGATCTCGAGGTGATCAAGACTTATTCGGACCGCCTGAGCGCCGAGTTGAAGAACATGGCCGGCGTGGTCGATCTCGATTCGAGCTACGAGGGCGGCCTGCCCGAGTTGCAGGTGCACATCGACCGGCAGAAGGCCGCAGACCTCGGCGTTTCCGTCGATGACGTCGCCTCCACCATGCGGACCATGCTGCAAGGCGACGTCGTCACCCGCTTTCGCGAAGGCCAGGACACCTACGATGTCCGGCTCCAGCTCCAAGACCAGGATCGCAATGATCCGGCGGTTGTCGCCGGGCTCACGGTGCCATCGTCAAAGGTCGAGCAAGTGCGGCTGGACAATGTCGCTTCGCTGACCCATGGGACCGGCCCGGTCGAGATCGATCGCCAGGATCGGCAGCGGCAAATCGCGCTCGTATTCAATCTCGGCGCCGGGGCTGCGATGAACAAGATGATCGAAACGGTGCGCAAGAAGGGCGCGGCGCTCGACATGCCGATCGGTTATACGACCGCGTTCGGCGGCCAGAGCAAGATGTACGGAGAGATGGTCGGCGGGTTCGCGGTGGCCTTCCTGCTTTCAATCATTTTCATGTACATGGTGCTGGCCGCGCAGTTCGAAAGCTTCATACATCCGATAACGATTATGCTGTCGTTGCCGCTGGCGGTTCCCTTCGCACTGATCTCATTACTGGTTTTCCGCGACCATCTGACGCTGTTTTCGACGCTGGGAATCCTGCTGTTGTTCGGAATCGTCAAGAAAAATTCGATTCTGCAAATCGATCAGACCCTGAACTTGGTGCGCCAGGGTTTGCCCCGCACTCAGGCCATTCTCACAGCCAACCGCCAACGTCTGCGACCGATCCTGATGACGACCGCGGCGCTGGTCGCCGGGATGATCCCGGTCGCGCTTGGCCGGGGTGCTGGCGACAGCTCGGTCCGCGCGATCGCGCTGGTGGTAATTGGCGGCCAGACGTTGTGCCTGCTGATCACGCTTCTCATCACGCCGGTGGCGTACTCGATGTTCGACGACTTGGAAACCTGGTGGCATGGGTTGCGCGCGCAGAAATCCGCCCTCAGGTTGGTCGAGCCCGAGATAGAGGCTTCCCGTCAGGCGGTCGACTAGGCCAT contains:
- a CDS encoding ABC transporter permease subunit, whose translation is MDATPSTISARRLMGGTISFILVAAIIALFFAYQKRAMTLVHHPPSIAISLSHLPYYVFCSFYRMLAAYIVALVFSIIYGMSAARGGLWERILIPVVDIAQSVPVVGFFPAAIYFFVALARGRLGVEMAVVFLIFTSQAWNMTLGIYESVKTIPGDSNESLQAFGVTGWLRFQRLLMPASVPKLVYNSILSWVAGWYYLTACEIITVGPANYRLPGIGSFLMQAANDGQILEILAGLLVLLAVIVLMDLIVWQPLTEWSEKFRFEFAASSGPAHSLGMLDVFGGIGPAVLRMLRTILLPPWRAAAHALDKMARTRALSSPVAKGTSRFLRLFLIGSLVIFSAWAVGAGLVALAHALIRPWPPEAKQIPSAMLMSFGRLVIAYAISLAWTVPCALAASESAKFKRILTPLAEIAGAVPATAFFPLIVLFVVRLTGGMNLASILLILTGMQWYVLFNLLAGVNSVPEDLREAARAFGLSRFATWRKLILPAVMPSLITGSLTAWGGGWNALIVSEYVPFRGHTYTVNGLGALLQVATWAGNGTMILLSLLSMVLVVVLLNRVVWRRLYDNATERYRLDY
- a CDS encoding DUF2231 domain-containing protein, which codes for MDAVVHFLQPLDLHPVADHFTVALLMVGVLIDLIASLFPLRAWLRYTALTLMVLGALSAGSSYATGDMEAGRIWNALSDPAKAVLHRHAFLAEIAAIVFGVLAVWRILIEGLSVFAGTRPVYLLVAFVAVCGLGYVGHLGGVLVYTYGAGTQLMAAEQSATPAGTPSASPAMPLPTVSVPTPEPSAGPPPASAPSMAGSPTTAPSQSSSPAASPTPDGV
- a CDS encoding nuclear transport factor 2 family protein; translation: MEPSAMAKESLEVADRLFKAIERSDVNAIKDIYAPHAKIWHNFDNLAQSVDENLAVLKWVVANIAEISYTEIHRQPTPSGFIQQHVLRGKVKASGKEIAIPACIVCKVENGRITGLDEYLDSAQTAALRG
- a CDS encoding LLM class flavin-dependent oxidoreductase, producing MDKRLGFGVFLAPHHPIGEHPTLQFQRDLELAAWLDQLHFDEFWVGEHHSGGWETIGSPEMFLVAAAERTKRIRLGTGVVSIPYHHPFNVAQRIVHLDHLSNGRAMLGVGPGALPSDAVMLGIDPMTQRERMDEGLGVVLRLLNSEEPFSHKGAWFELHDGALQLRPLQARIPVAVASTVSPSGMKCAGKYGVGVLSVASYSEEGLQALPTQWNFGETSAKEFGQKIDRGEWRIVVPFHLGESKEQALREVAEGLKRWQNEYIVGILGSPQRSPFADGYEAARRMSEYGGAIIGTPDDALEKIEHYQKLSGGFGTILAFAHDWTTREQMLRSYEMIARYVMPRCQGLIRPIQNSADRVSARKKELMDKASGAVLKAIRDYNATHPRQK
- a CDS encoding CDP-alcohol phosphatidyltransferase family protein — protein: MADDLDSSSRRHTSPILEHSTKPRERHRGLIARTPNALTVSRFVLAAAWIVLARVAPEAFPAFATLAVVAALTDFIDGRVARRLGVAHDAGGWLDSIADVTFILVALGCYASARELPWSIPWLIALSFGQYTFDSLWLHRADAPVRSRLGHWGGIINYTLVLAMAVTKPESIARSYILEGVPIIELFYIAAIIERALAYRRR
- a CDS encoding TetR family transcriptional regulator, which gives rise to MAVMTKEAVLKEYRIRELMEAARRVIGRHGFEGTTIDRVAEEAHVAKGTIYLYFSNKEDLLHAAVFEGLRSMIDETRRSDRTDLPPLERLRAFVKGQFEIQSSNQDFLKAFFLESKFVTFEPGDERGEALRSLYTEHLDFVATILESAVKVHLFRTIDPQFCAYMLTEMMTGCLRRRLLGLVETPIGEDADLVLDLFLKGTVATPNA
- a CDS encoding efflux RND transporter periplasmic adaptor subunit — its product is MNTTRLATVLCAAGLALSAMTGCRATAVAKAASNSPDLRMTVLVATTQMRPMERTAQVQGALYPRERTTLAANVDGAVVQIAADFGDRAKEGQVLMRIDPREYQLRLDSAAAAVDQARARLENSRARFDRAQELRKQELISQQEFDQSAATLRVDEADVDSAVKAAGLAHKKLDDTIVRAPFSGSVQKRMASLGQYVTVGTQLYELIATDPIKLRCPMPERFVPLARPGMPVRLTIDAQPGVSYTGAITRIAPALDDQSRTLLVEAEVPNPQGTLKPGYFAHVAMDLGQDQAVFVPETAVLRYAGVARVFVVENGIARAREVKTGTLMGNQIEITEGLRSGERIIVSEVDRLADGTPVAAREAS
- a CDS encoding efflux RND transporter permease subunit, whose translation is MIIADLCVRRPIFATMFVGVLVVLGWFSYERLGVDLFPKVDVPSVVVTTTLPGAAPEETEARVTKPLEEAINTVSGIDELRSNTMEGISQIMVQFKLERDLDAAVQDVRDKISSALNQLPDGTKPPLVQKFELDAVPILTMTVVGYQSIKELTEIARRKLKEPLESVDGVGDIVIVGGREREIHVAVDANKLNATGISMQQVAAALERQNVEYPGGRLKQGLSEEMLRTLGRITEVPDFARIIVSEQDGRPVTVGDIATVEDSVKEPRSLSRWDNSNAVSLMVRKQSGENTIAVVDRVRARFEELKGTLPPGVEVVFTRDHSAFIKEAVHTVQEHLVLGGICAAIVVFFFLGSIRSTLIAAVAIPVSIISTYSLILWMGFTLNRMTLLALTLAVGIVIDDAIVVLENIYRFIEEKGMEPMAAAKAATAEVGLAVSATTLSLVVIFVPVAFIKGVMGRFLNSFGLTMAFAIMVSLLVAFTLTPMLCSRFLPRAGAIKRKSHDWRIFKWMEEWYDVALRWALGNRWIIIATSVALVLSIPTLGRMVGASFMPDDDTSEFAVNIKTPPGYSLLHTDSVVRQIEARLRTIPEVRHLFTTVGDTNGSDSVTKAQVVAKLAPINERWRSQEAVMGQARGLLREFPALRLSIDAVKPWEQNGYREADVEYDLRGSDLEVIKTYSDRLSAELKNMAGVVDLDSSYEGGLPELQVHIDRQKAADLGVSVDDVASTMRTMLQGDVVTRFREGQDTYDVRLQLQDQDRNDPAVVAGLTVPSSKVEQVRLDNVASLTHGTGPVEIDRQDRQRQIALVFNLGAGAAMNKMIETVRKKGAALDMPIGYTTAFGGQSKMYGEMVGGFAVAFLLSIIFMYMVLAAQFESFIHPITIMLSLPLAVPFALISLLVFRDHLTLFSTLGILLLFGIVKKNSILQIDQTLNLVRQGLPRTQAILTANRQRLRPILMTTAALVAGMIPVALGRGAGDSSVRAIALVVIGGQTLCLLITLLITPVAYSMFDDLETWWHGLRAQKSALRLVEPEIEASRQAVD